The sequence below is a genomic window from Shinella zoogloeoides.
TTGTAGGCGATGCGCAAATTGCCGCCATTGCCCTTGTGGTTCACCGTGACATCGAGCCCGAGAACGTCCGAAAGCGTGCGCTCCAGCGCCAGCGTATCGGCATCCTTCTCGTCCTTGTGTGCCACGGCCTGGCCGTGGTTGGGGTCGCTCTGCGCCTTGATGTCGTTCTGCGCGATCCGCTCGGCATCGCGCACCGACATGCCCTTGGCCACGATATTCTTCGCCAGGGCAACCGGATCGGAGGTCGGGATGAGCGCGCGGGCATGTCCGGCGGAGAGCGTGCCCGAAGCCAGCATTTCACGCACCGGCTCCGGCAGCTTCAGCAGCCGAAGGCTGTTTGCCACATGGCTCCGGCTCTTGCCGATGATCTCGCCGAGGTCGTTCTGCGTGTAACCGTGATCCGCGATCAGCAGCTCGTAGCCCATTGCCTCTTCAAGCGGGTTGAGGTCGGAGCGCTGGACGTTTTCCACGATGGCGATTTCCAGCGCCGTCCGGTCGTCCACATCGCGGATGATGACGGGAATATCCACCAGCCCCGCGAGCTGCGCCGCACGCCAACGCCGCTCACCCGCAATGATCTCGTAGCGGTTGTCCGCGATGGTGCGCACGACGACCGGCTGCACGATGCCGTGCTGGCGGATCGACGAGGCGAGGTCCTGCAGCTCCGATTCATCGAAATAGCGCCGAGGATTGCGGGGGTTTCGGCCGACGAACTCGATCGGAACCAGCCGATCCGGATTGACCGCCGCTTGGTTGCCGATATCGGCCGCCGGAAGCTGGTCCATTTCACCGATCAGGGCGGCAAGGCCGCGGCCGAGGCGCCGCTTGGAGTTGTCTTCATTCATCGGTTCTACTCACGAATACTGGAATCAGGCAGCCTTGCGCTGCCTCTCACGCTGGATCACTTCGGAGGCGAGCTGAAGGTAGGCCTGGCTCCCGGCGCATTTGAGATCGTAGAGAATGGCCGGCTTGCCATAGGATGGCGCTTCGGAGACGCGCACATTGCGCGGAATGAGCGTGTGATAGACCTTTTCGCCGAGATGAGTGCGCACGTCATTGACCACTTGCTGCGCAAGATTGTTACGCGAGTCGAACATGGTCAGCACGATACCCTGGATATCGAGCCGTGGATTAACGGTGCGGCGCACCTGATCGACGGTTTCCAGCAACTGGCTGAGGCCTTCGAGCGCGAAGAACTCGCATTGCAGCGGCACCAGGACTGAATGCGCCGCAGCCAGCGCGTTCATGGTGAGGAGATTGAACGAGGGCGGGCAATCGACCAGCACGTAAGAGTAAGACAGCGCATCGGCGGCGGCGAGCGCCCGCTTCAGCCGGAAGACACGATCGCTCTGCTGCGCGATCTCCATTTCGATACCGAGCAGGTCCATGGTCGACGGAATGATGGACAGGTTCGGTACGGCGGTCTCAAGCGCCGTATCGGCAACACTATGGCTGCCGATCAGGAGATCATAGGACGACAGCTCGCGATTGCGGCGGTCGATTCCAAGGCCCGTGCTGGCATTGCCCTGCGGATCGAGATCGACGATCAGGACGCGCTCGCCGATTGCCGCAAGCGCCGTCGCCAAGTTGATCGCGGTCGTCGTCTTGCCGACGCCGCCCTTCTGGTTCGCGATGGTGATGATCCGGTTCTTTTCGCCTATCATGGACGCCGCCAGTCTAAGGTTTGTGCGAAAGGTTCGACACTTCGAGCACGACGGAATCCGGCTCGACGATGCTGGCATGTTTTACCAGATCGAATCTCCACCGACCAAGCGCTTTATCGACCTCGCGCTGGTAATCCCGGCCTTTATGAAGGAAAAAGCGTAAATTCCCGTTGCGCTGCACCCACGGCAGGCCGAATTGCATTAGCAGATCGAGGTCTGCCAGCGCCCGCGCCGAGATGGCGTCACAAGATTTTATCGCTTCGGGTGCGTCTTCGATTCGGATTGGATGAATGGACGCCCTGGCACCCGTCTCGAGGATGGCCGTCCGCAAAAATGCGGCTTTCTTGTTGTTGCTTTCGACAAGATGAACCCAGCCGTCCCCGATACCAGCCAGCAGAATGCCCGTCACGATGCCTGGAAATCCACCACCACTACCCAGATCAACCCATATACGGGGCCCGGAATACAGCGCATAGATCTGCGCGCTATCGACAACGTGACGGTTCCAGGTTTCTGAAAGCGTCGAAGGCGCGACGAGATTGATGGTTTTCGCCCATTTCTGGAAGAGCGAGACAAAACTGTTCAGTCGGTCCAGAGTTTCACGTGAAACATTCAGGCCGTTCAATTCGCGAGGTAGGGAATTCATGCACTTTCCGCTCGATTGCCCACATCGGT
It includes:
- a CDS encoding ParB/RepB/Spo0J family partition protein, with the protein product MNEDNSKRRLGRGLAALIGEMDQLPAADIGNQAAVNPDRLVPIEFVGRNPRNPRRYFDESELQDLASSIRQHGIVQPVVVRTIADNRYEIIAGERRWRAAQLAGLVDIPVIIRDVDDRTALEIAIVENVQRSDLNPLEEAMGYELLIADHGYTQNDLGEIIGKSRSHVANSLRLLKLPEPVREMLASGTLSAGHARALIPTSDPVALAKNIVAKGMSVRDAERIAQNDIKAQSDPNHGQAVAHKDEKDADTLALERTLSDVLGLDVTVNHKGNGGNLRIAYKTLEQLEEICRLLERR
- a CDS encoding ParA family protein is translated as MIGEKNRIITIANQKGGVGKTTTAINLATALAAIGERVLIVDLDPQGNASTGLGIDRRNRELSSYDLLIGSHSVADTALETAVPNLSIIPSTMDLLGIEMEIAQQSDRVFRLKRALAAADALSYSYVLVDCPPSFNLLTMNALAAAHSVLVPLQCEFFALEGLSQLLETVDQVRRTVNPRLDIQGIVLTMFDSRNNLAQQVVNDVRTHLGEKVYHTLIPRNVRVSEAPSYGKPAILYDLKCAGSQAYLQLASEVIQRERQRKAA
- the rsmG gene encoding 16S rRNA (guanine(527)-N(7))-methyltransferase RsmG produces the protein MNSLPRELNGLNVSRETLDRLNSFVSLFQKWAKTINLVAPSTLSETWNRHVVDSAQIYALYSGPRIWVDLGSGGGFPGIVTGILLAGIGDGWVHLVESNNKKAAFLRTAILETGARASIHPIRIEDAPEAIKSCDAISARALADLDLLMQFGLPWVQRNGNLRFFLHKGRDYQREVDKALGRWRFDLVKHASIVEPDSVVLEVSNLSHKP